TTAATAGATGTTATTGCGTGGCTAAAACTAAGGAAAAGGAGGAACATAGACTGATAGGATTGTTATTTATTGCGGCATAAGTGTAACTCTCATCTTAATATAGCAAATCTACAGAGTTAGCAATGGATTGGTTTGTCGGCTCAGCTCTCAGGTAAGCAGTGTTGCAGGGAACGTCTTCCAGCTCTCTCAATGATAGAGAATACGGGCTGCCAGTTCTTAAGTCCGTCACCATTCGACGAAGATCGGAGGCTTCTTCCTTGAGTCTTGCATTCTCTTGAACAACTTGGTCATGGCAGTCTGATACATGTTTCAGCTTGTCTATGAGAGACTGGTTCTCATTTCGAAGCCTGACTACCTGTGACAAAAGTTCATCCAGGTGCTTCTGTTTCCGCATCCTCGACCTACGAGCGGATTCTCGATTCGATATCATCCTTCGTTGTTTC
This window of the Gossypium arboreum isolate Shixiya-1 chromosome 12, ASM2569848v2, whole genome shotgun sequence genome carries:
- the LOC108478993 gene encoding basic leucine zipper 8-like → MVPSELSTELHYLAPENPILIPDNLGMMQNTIPGFHFDRFLNIPSNSHIPLPAHEFIAQSLCTSTSDEAEEHQLSRIIDERKQRRMISNRESARRSRMRKQKHLDELLSQVVRLRNENQSLIDKLKHVSDCHDQVVQENARLKEEASDLRRMVTDLRTGSPYSLSLRELEDVPCNTAYLRAEPTNQSIANSVDLLY